A part of Rhopalosiphum maidis isolate BTI-1 chromosome 3, ASM367621v3, whole genome shotgun sequence genomic DNA contains:
- the LOC113556598 gene encoding uncharacterized protein LOC113556598 — MDNEISTAGSIGTTVLDLPLNRSETVTTDYSPDDEDLDGAAAAAAAASEATRDTLADGLVASLLRPCVDRLDASVQCTRLSQLDLKLQLDSLATELKRLSLAQQDYLFATTSISSSQLPISADKTISSTVTATTKTTTDTCVLLDGYARRLCDARAKIAVVGNILESTQERLRALSHRIGREHNNRRSLLEPQAVVIGVENELELEEENDKNNDVKEEINDNNEEDQPNKHFTNSNDDNKEEEQPGEDATVITISPAASEIPKKS; from the exons ATGGATAACGAAATATCCACTGCCGGTTCCATCGGTACCACTGTTCTGGACTTGCCATTGAACCGATCGGAGACAGTCACAACGGACTACTCGCCAGATGACGAGGATCTGGACGGAGCAGCAgccgctgccgccgccgcgtCAGAGGCAACTCGTGACACTCTGGCTGATGGCCTGGTTGCCAGTTTGCTCAGACCATGTGTTGATCGATTGGATGCATCTGTCCAGTGCACtag ACTGAGCCAACTTGATTTGAAACTACAGCTTGACTCGTTAGCTACAGAGCTCAAGCGCCTGTCGTTAGCACAGCAAGACTACTTGTTTGCTACAACATCGATATCATCATCACAGTTGCCAATCTCTGCTGACAAGACCATTTCATCTACAGTGACTGCTACAACAAAGACCACTACTGACACATGTGTCCTACTAGATGGGTATGCTCGTAGATTGTGTGATGCACGTGCCAAGATAGCCGTTGTGGGAAATATACTCGAGTCTACACAG GAACGCTTACGAGCACTCTCTCATCGAATAGGTCGCGAGCACAATAATCGGCGATCACTCTTAGAGCCTCAAGCTGTAGTAATTGGTGTGGAAAATGAACTGGAATTGGAAgaagaaaatgataaaaataatgatgtaaaAGAGGAAATAAACGACAATAATGAGGAAGATCAACCAAATAAGCATTTCACAAATTCCAACGATGATAATAAAGAGGAAGAACAACCTGGGGAAGATGCTACAGTGATTACAATATCACCAGCAGCATCAGAAATACCAAAAAAGTCATGA